The following are encoded together in the Methylorubrum sp. B1-46 genome:
- a CDS encoding TonB-dependent receptor encodes MASRARRFSRGRVAGLALAGVSVAVMAQAAVQAGEITAEAKRPRGPAARTILAEAPMAADPVRLAIPKGSLERGLVAFTEQAGVKLVYPTELTARLETQGLAGEFAPIEALTRLLEGTGLTYRPAGASTITLVNPRYVQLGAEAAGAVQLDELHVQGQGQGRAATAGLPPASGTVGQPPVPYAGGQVATGARLGALGNRSVLKTPFNVTSYTDKLIRDQQARTVGDVVLNDPSVRIDVPAFSERDSYFIRGFSVTNVDTAFDGLFYLTNARRHFVEGIERVEVLKGPTSLLSGGIGRVGGTINLIPKRAYDEPLTRITTTYISDAQIWTHADLGRRFGDFKEWGVRFNGAYRTGATALDKNEIEVGVATLGLDYRGERLRASLDLVHSNQNITAPVSIFNTVAPNIAIPRAPNGRINTASSFEYNDSSYGMAAGRVEYDLLPDTTLYAAGGISRYREDSLSSFYQITGPAGQATNSLAIAPIELQGLTGEIGLRSNFQTGIIGHQFTVSAVEAVNKNFSRGYVAPRFPTFQTNIYDPVSPPFGSISSFGFPRSSRQPLFNDLSVRSVAVADTLSLGGDRVLLTLGGRYQEINLKSFATRPGADFGNQVSGYTEGRISPVIALVVSPFDNLSFYGNYIEALEVGPTAPNTGAVDNPGQIFPPVVSTQKEVGAKYDFGTVAVTASLFEIEQPNAFTAGRLFTVNGLQRNRGVEFTAFGEPVPGVRLVGGVTFFDAQLARTAGGTFDGNAAPGVPDTAFNLYGEYDLPPWLAPGLTLTGRALYTSSVFFNQANTQSVPDWTRFDAGLRYTFEGVNGKPVVMRAVVENVFDNAYWASATRGFLAVGAPRTFIVSASVDF; translated from the coding sequence ATGGCGTCGCGTGCGCGCAGGTTTTCACGGGGCCGGGTGGCGGGGCTCGCGCTGGCCGGCGTGTCGGTCGCGGTGATGGCACAGGCGGCTGTCCAGGCCGGCGAGATCACCGCTGAGGCGAAGCGCCCGCGCGGCCCGGCGGCGCGCACGATCCTGGCCGAGGCGCCGATGGCCGCTGACCCGGTTCGCCTCGCCATCCCGAAGGGCTCGCTGGAGCGCGGCCTCGTCGCCTTCACCGAGCAGGCCGGGGTCAAGCTGGTCTACCCGACCGAACTGACGGCGCGGCTGGAGACGCAAGGGCTTGCCGGCGAGTTCGCGCCGATCGAGGCCCTGACCAGGCTCCTGGAGGGCACCGGCCTCACCTACCGCCCGGCCGGCGCCTCGACCATCACCCTGGTCAACCCGCGCTACGTCCAGCTCGGCGCGGAGGCCGCGGGCGCGGTGCAGCTCGACGAGCTCCATGTCCAGGGGCAAGGTCAAGGTCGTGCTGCGACCGCCGGCCTGCCGCCCGCCTCCGGCACCGTCGGGCAGCCGCCCGTCCCCTATGCCGGCGGCCAAGTCGCGACCGGAGCCCGGCTCGGCGCGCTCGGGAACCGCTCCGTCCTCAAGACCCCGTTCAACGTGACGAGCTACACGGACAAGCTGATCCGCGACCAGCAGGCGCGCACGGTCGGCGACGTGGTCCTGAACGACCCATCCGTGCGGATCGATGTCCCAGCCTTTAGCGAGCGCGACTCCTACTTCATCCGCGGCTTCTCGGTGACCAACGTCGACACCGCCTTCGACGGTCTGTTCTATCTCACCAACGCGCGCCGCCACTTCGTCGAGGGCATCGAGCGCGTCGAGGTGCTGAAGGGGCCGACCTCGCTCCTGAGCGGCGGCATCGGCCGCGTCGGCGGCACGATCAACCTGATCCCCAAGCGTGCCTACGACGAGCCGCTGACGCGGATCACGACGACCTATATCAGCGACGCGCAGATCTGGACCCATGCCGATCTCGGACGGCGCTTCGGCGACTTCAAGGAATGGGGCGTGCGCTTCAACGGCGCCTATCGCACCGGCGCCACGGCCCTCGACAAGAACGAGATCGAGGTTGGCGTCGCGACCCTCGGCCTCGACTATCGCGGCGAGCGCTTGCGCGCCTCGCTCGACCTCGTCCATTCCAACCAGAACATCACCGCGCCCGTCTCGATCTTCAATACGGTCGCGCCGAACATCGCTATCCCCCGCGCGCCGAACGGGCGGATCAACACCGCGAGTTCGTTCGAGTACAACGACAGCAGCTACGGCATGGCCGCGGGCCGGGTCGAGTACGACCTGCTGCCCGACACGACGCTCTACGCCGCGGGCGGCATCAGCCGCTACCGCGAAGACTCGCTCTCGTCCTTCTACCAGATCACGGGGCCGGCCGGCCAAGCCACCAACTCGCTGGCCATCGCTCCGATCGAGCTGCAGGGCCTGACCGGCGAGATCGGCCTGCGCTCCAATTTCCAGACCGGCATCATCGGTCACCAGTTCACAGTGTCGGCCGTCGAGGCGGTGAACAAGAACTTCTCGCGCGGCTACGTCGCGCCGAGATTCCCGACCTTCCAGACCAACATCTACGATCCCGTCTCCCCACCGTTCGGTTCGATCTCCAGCTTCGGCTTCCCGCGCTCCAGCCGGCAGCCGCTCTTCAACGATCTCTCCGTGCGCAGCGTGGCGGTGGCCGACACCCTGTCGCTCGGCGGCGACCGCGTCCTGCTGACGCTGGGCGGACGCTATCAGGAGATCAACCTGAAGAGTTTCGCCACCCGCCCCGGAGCGGATTTCGGCAATCAGGTCTCCGGTTACACCGAGGGCCGGATCAGCCCCGTCATCGCCCTGGTGGTGAGCCCGTTCGACAACCTTTCGTTCTACGGCAACTACATCGAGGCGCTCGAAGTGGGGCCGACCGCGCCGAATACCGGGGCGGTGGATAATCCCGGCCAAATCTTCCCGCCGGTCGTCAGCACCCAGAAGGAGGTCGGCGCCAAATACGATTTCGGCACCGTTGCCGTGACGGCCTCGCTGTTCGAGATCGAGCAGCCGAACGCCTTCACGGCCGGGCGGCTCTTCACCGTCAACGGCCTCCAGCGCAACCGCGGTGTCGAGTTCACGGCCTTCGGCGAACCCGTGCCGGGGGTGCGGCTCGTCGGCGGCGTCACCTTCTTCGACGCGCAACTGGCTCGGACGGCGGGCGGCACGTTCGACGGCAACGCCGCACCGGGCGTTCCCGACACGGCGTTCAACCTCTACGGCGAGTATGATCTGCCGCCGTGGCTTGCGCCGGGCCTGACCCTGACCGGCCGGGCGCTCTACACGAGCAGCGTGTTCTTCAATCAGGCCAACACCCAATCCGTCCCGGACTGGACCCGCTTCGATGCCGGCCTGCGCTACACCTTCGAGGGCGTGAACGGGAAGCCGGTGGTGATGCGTGCCGTCGTCGAGAACGTGTTCGACAACGCGTACTGGGCCTCCGCCACCCGCGGCTTCCTCGCCGTCGGCGCACCGCGCACCTTCATCGTGTCCGCCTCGGTTGATTTCTGA
- a CDS encoding FecR domain-containing protein, translating into MAGSDGAEADGIDDGDDPIERAAAAWVARLSSSDATEADHRAFEAWREADPAHAAAYAEMDALWRRLGQLPDPRPRRGPLEEPAKGPPEGSLKGSPKGSPKTLSGLAALALIGGGLAYEVGLLDRLRADLWSDVGTIAHATLPDGSGVALNTDTAIAVRFTAQERGIALLRGEASFDVVPDPNRPFVVRGGGLSVRAVGTRFFLRADGAGRPVGVAEGRVDVSGPSGRAVVSAGEEIRVGGGALQVAAADVERDLAWRDGRLIFAGRPLAAVLAELDRYRRGRIVLLDSRLGERRVTGAFDARNTDEALDVIAATMGARIRRLSPLLVLVGSPL; encoded by the coding sequence GTGGCCGGCAGCGACGGGGCAGAGGCCGACGGGATCGATGACGGGGACGATCCGATCGAGCGCGCGGCCGCAGCCTGGGTCGCGCGGCTATCCTCCTCCGACGCCACAGAGGCCGACCACCGGGCGTTCGAGGCGTGGCGCGAGGCCGATCCGGCTCACGCGGCGGCCTATGCCGAGATGGATGCGCTGTGGCGCAGGCTCGGGCAGCTTCCCGATCCCCGCCCCCGCAGGGGCCCTCTCGAGGAACCTGCCAAGGGACCTCCCGAGGGGTCGCTCAAGGGATCGCCCAAGGGGTCGCCGAAGACGCTCTCGGGCCTGGCTGCCCTCGCCCTGATCGGAGGCGGGCTGGCGTATGAGGTCGGGCTCCTCGACCGGCTGCGCGCGGATCTGTGGAGCGATGTCGGCACCATCGCGCACGCGACGCTTCCCGACGGCAGCGGGGTCGCGCTCAATACCGACACGGCGATCGCGGTGCGGTTCACCGCGCAGGAGCGCGGGATCGCTCTTCTGCGCGGCGAGGCCAGCTTCGATGTCGTGCCCGATCCGAACCGCCCGTTCGTCGTGCGCGGCGGCGGCCTGAGCGTGCGCGCGGTCGGGACCCGCTTCTTCCTGCGCGCGGACGGGGCGGGCCGCCCCGTGGGGGTGGCGGAGGGCCGGGTCGACGTGTCGGGGCCGAGCGGGCGTGCCGTGGTCTCGGCCGGAGAGGAAATCCGTGTCGGCGGCGGCGCCCTGCAGGTGGCGGCGGCCGATGTGGAGCGCGACCTGGCTTGGCGCGACGGCCGGCTGATCTTCGCCGGACGGCCGCTGGCGGCGGTGCTGGCGGAACTGGACCGTTACCGCCGCGGGCGCATCGTGCTGCTCGATTCCCGGCTCGGTGAGCGGCGGGTGACCGGCGCCTTCGACGCCCGCAACACCGACGAGGCCCTCGACGTGATCGCCGCGACCATGGGCGCCCGCATCCGGCGCCTCTCGCCCCTGCTGGTTCTGGTCGGATCGCCCCTGTGA
- a CDS encoding RNA polymerase sigma factor, with translation MTGGAAGVSIDALYRHEGLKLRRFLGRLLDNPADAADASQETYMRMVAALSRTSIEHPSALLFRIATNVALRMRNRGRLERTLFAAKCEAELAEVADGYALPERQAIARQELRRLAGVIDALPPRCREVFLLSRLDGLPNGEIALRLGISRNMVEKHIIKALLQCRRSRLDLF, from the coding sequence ATGACGGGAGGGGCGGCGGGGGTGTCGATCGACGCCCTGTACCGGCACGAGGGCCTGAAGCTCCGGCGCTTCCTCGGCCGCCTGCTCGACAACCCGGCCGATGCCGCGGATGCGAGCCAGGAAACCTATATGCGCATGGTCGCCGCGCTCTCGCGCACGAGCATCGAGCACCCGTCCGCCCTGCTGTTTCGCATCGCCACCAACGTGGCCCTGCGGATGCGCAACCGCGGCCGGCTGGAACGGACCCTGTTTGCGGCGAAATGCGAGGCGGAACTGGCCGAGGTGGCCGACGGCTACGCTCTCCCGGAGCGGCAGGCGATCGCCCGTCAGGAGCTGCGGCGCCTCGCCGGGGTGATCGACGCGTTGCCGCCCCGCTGCCGCGAGGTGTTCCTGCTCAGCCGCCTCGACGGCCTTCCCAACGGGGAGATCGCGTTGCGCCTCGGCATCTCCCGCAACATGGTCGAGAAGCACATCATCAAGGCCCTCCTGCAGTGCCGCCGCAGCCGCCTCGATCTTTTTTGA
- a CDS encoding IucA/IucC family siderophore biosynthesis protein, which yields MPPSSQAVAEAAAFRSFANGYLREIDPGIRVRHALPDGPPARCVEWNLRSRRLAIRAEILSPSLCGAHAFGRLWTRHLHEPRWRAVAPMRALQELLGEAYSRADEGRGETARERELELLGRVLDSYRETARLLDFAEREADATGFIAAERALVFGHWLHPTPKSRQGLTTWQARTYAPEEGGSFRLAVFAAQASLVRHDSAETRAAPDLALDLIGSDAARLDLRAGEIALPMHPLQAEALMLEPHVAALVEAGRLRPLGAFGPRFTATSSLRTVYAAESPWMAKFSLPVTLTNSLRVNRLAELKAGVAMARLLAKSGFGARHPNFRILADPAYLTLHCPGREESGFETVLRENPFRNGAERGVATLAALTAEPLPGRLSRLEALLRQICPEGAADRAQAARTWFSRYLDCMLEPVVALYDGHGIALEAHQQNALLDVASGWPERGIYRDNQGFYLSEAARPRLLRDAPETGSIASLYFADGEIRRRLAYYLVVNQIFSVIARMGHDGLAREETLLDDLARRLEAMARRLTGAGRAFARSVLDGPTLCTKANLRVRLCDRDELASGDGRGNYIDMPNPLRAAARGEAGHALAS from the coding sequence ATGCCACCATCGTCTCAAGCCGTGGCCGAGGCGGCCGCCTTCCGCAGCTTCGCCAACGGATATCTACGCGAGATCGACCCCGGCATCCGGGTCCGCCACGCGCTGCCGGACGGCCCGCCCGCACGCTGCGTCGAGTGGAACCTGCGCAGCCGTCGCCTCGCGATCCGCGCCGAGATCCTGTCCCCGTCGCTGTGCGGCGCGCACGCCTTCGGCCGTCTCTGGACGCGTCACCTGCACGAACCGCGCTGGCGGGCGGTGGCGCCGATGCGGGCGCTTCAGGAGCTTCTCGGCGAGGCCTATTCCCGCGCCGACGAGGGCCGGGGCGAGACCGCCCGCGAACGCGAACTGGAACTGCTCGGGCGCGTGCTCGACAGCTACCGCGAGACCGCACGCCTGCTTGATTTCGCGGAGCGGGAGGCGGACGCCACCGGCTTCATCGCCGCCGAGCGCGCCCTCGTCTTCGGCCACTGGCTGCACCCGACGCCCAAGAGTCGGCAGGGCCTCACCACCTGGCAGGCCCGCACCTACGCGCCGGAGGAGGGCGGCTCGTTCCGGCTCGCCGTGTTCGCGGCGCAGGCGAGCCTCGTGCGCCACGATTCGGCGGAGACCCGCGCCGCGCCCGACCTCGCCCTCGACCTCATCGGCTCGGATGCCGCCCGCCTGGATCTGCGCGCGGGCGAGATCGCCCTGCCGATGCACCCGCTCCAGGCCGAGGCGCTGATGCTGGAGCCGCACGTCGCGGCGCTCGTCGAGGCGGGCCGCCTGCGGCCCCTCGGCGCCTTCGGCCCGCGCTTCACCGCGACCTCCTCGCTGCGCACCGTCTACGCCGCCGAGAGCCCGTGGATGGCAAAGTTCTCGCTGCCCGTCACCCTCACCAACTCGCTGCGGGTGAACCGGCTCGCCGAACTCAAGGCCGGGGTCGCCATGGCACGGCTGCTGGCAAAAAGCGGGTTCGGCGCGCGCCATCCGAATTTCCGGATCCTGGCCGACCCCGCCTATCTCACCCTGCATTGTCCCGGCCGCGAGGAGAGCGGCTTCGAGACGGTCCTGCGCGAAAACCCCTTCCGGAACGGCGCGGAGCGGGGCGTCGCCACCCTGGCGGCACTCACCGCCGAGCCGCTGCCGGGCCGCCTCTCGCGGCTGGAAGCGCTCCTGCGGCAGATCTGCCCGGAGGGCGCGGCCGACCGGGCCCAGGCCGCCCGCACGTGGTTTAGCCGCTATCTCGATTGCATGCTGGAGCCCGTCGTCGCCCTCTACGACGGGCACGGCATCGCGCTGGAGGCCCACCAGCAGAACGCCCTGCTGGATGTGGCCTCCGGCTGGCCGGAGCGCGGCATCTACCGCGACAACCAGGGCTTCTACCTCTCGGAGGCCGCCCGCCCGCGTCTCTTGCGCGACGCGCCCGAGACCGGTTCGATCGCCTCGCTCTACTTCGCCGACGGAGAGATCCGCCGACGCCTCGCCTACTATCTCGTGGTCAACCAGATCTTTTCCGTGATCGCCCGGATGGGCCATGACGGACTGGCGCGCGAGGAAACGCTCCTCGACGACCTCGCCCGCCGCCTGGAGGCGATGGCGCGCCGCCTGACCGGCGCCGGCCGCGCCTTCGCCCGTTCGGTGCTCGACGGGCCGACGCTCTGCACCAAGGCCAACCTGCGGGTGCGCCTGTGCGACCGCGACGAACTCGCCTCGGGCGACGGCCGCGGCAACTACATCGACATGCCGAACCCGCTTCGCGCGGCGGCTCGGGGCGAGGCCGGCCATGCCCTCGCTTCGTGA
- a CDS encoding IucA/IucC family protein: MPSLRDEREPPETRVLRQLAEAVLFEGLAERGPVGASDRIAWRLGPHRFRATGTLGAFGRPRLAPGSVEMANGEGGWKPADLAALVEALPAAPEHRARLLAELDQTVELCRWNAENLSLPERRTLPFAALDAALWEGHPYHPSFKARTGFSLEDHRRYGPEAAAPFRLAWLAIRRDTIALAGPAAEAAFWRAELGGEWDVLADRLGTAGHTLGTHALLPVHPWQMRRLEGDALRPWLAEGRAVALGTAGPRYVASQSLRTLHNHDDPSAASVKLSLSVVSTSSLRILDPHFVLTGPALSDWLAEIVAADPTLRKQVTVLREYAAVLADRDGPLAGHLAAIWRESPRLAPDEAAVPFNALAVCEADGRSFVGPWLERYGRDAWLDRLVAVAVLPVWHLLAAHGVALEAHGQNMILVHRDGWPERVILRDFHESAEYTPDFVTDPAGVPDFGAIDPAHAGPADDRFHAMRSAATLAELVTDSLFVFNLSEITSLLTRRHGLDEAGFWRQLGRRLRRHAAEHGLEARFARLAVEAPRLRVEALLSRKLGLGEARSSLHAPNTLFPCPDAPSGACMIEIDGRTIPADEMEAALRRVADAAALRGGSGERIAARFRDTAQSLAFILAARRHGASLLPIHPALPDEGARRLAERAGCHRLFLDSLEGEALTAAPPPAPGEGELLQMSSGTTGAPKCIARPWSAVEREVESYVSSFTEPDGMTPVIACPITHSYGLICGLFVGLRRGRVPVIVDTTNPKYLLRRLREIERPVLYTAPAMLHTLARLMPEGETIHAAMVSGTLLPAPWFAAIRERVTHLFQQYGCSEAGCIAINPYLRRADAIGRPLPHHRVRAGTGPEAPAEIVVEGEGGTIRTADLGYLQPDGMLVFVARRDDMINVSGLNVYPGEVEDVVMALPSVTDAVAFARPDPFAGERVTLLFSADTPVPPRTLQDWCRRWLAGHQVPVEAVQVGAIPREANGKISRRAVAAQYRDGGLEAVA, encoded by the coding sequence ATGCCCTCGCTTCGTGACGAAAGGGAGCCGCCGGAGACGCGCGTCCTGCGCCAGTTGGCGGAGGCCGTCCTGTTCGAGGGGCTGGCCGAGCGCGGACCTGTCGGCGCCTCCGATCGGATCGCATGGCGTCTCGGCCCACACCGCTTCCGCGCGACGGGCACGCTCGGCGCCTTCGGCCGCCCTCGCCTCGCCCCCGGTTCGGTCGAGATGGCGAACGGGGAGGGGGGCTGGAAACCGGCCGATCTCGCCGCCCTCGTCGAGGCCCTGCCAGCCGCTCCCGAGCACCGGGCGCGGCTGCTGGCGGAGCTTGACCAGACGGTCGAACTCTGCCGCTGGAACGCCGAAAACCTGTCGCTGCCGGAGCGCCGCACTCTGCCCTTCGCCGCGCTGGATGCAGCGCTCTGGGAAGGCCATCCCTACCATCCGAGCTTCAAGGCCCGCACCGGCTTCAGCCTGGAGGATCACCGCCGCTACGGGCCCGAGGCCGCTGCGCCGTTCCGCCTCGCATGGCTGGCGATCCGCCGCGACACGATCGCTCTCGCAGGACCGGCCGCGGAAGCCGCGTTCTGGCGGGCCGAACTCGGCGGGGAATGGGACGTGCTGGCCGACCGTCTCGGCACGGCCGGGCACACCCTCGGCACGCACGCGCTGCTGCCGGTCCACCCTTGGCAGATGCGCCGGCTCGAAGGCGACGCCCTGCGCCCCTGGCTGGCGGAGGGCCGTGCGGTCGCCCTCGGCACCGCCGGCCCGCGCTACGTCGCGAGCCAATCCCTGCGCACCCTGCACAACCACGACGATCCGTCCGCCGCGAGCGTGAAGCTGTCCTTGAGCGTGGTCTCGACCTCGAGCCTGCGCATCCTCGATCCGCATTTCGTGCTGACCGGCCCGGCCCTGTCGGACTGGCTCGCGGAAATCGTCGCCGCCGACCCCACACTGCGTAAGCAAGTGACGGTGCTGCGTGAATACGCCGCCGTGCTAGCCGACCGGGACGGGCCGCTCGCCGGCCATCTCGCCGCGATCTGGCGGGAGAGCCCGCGCCTCGCGCCCGACGAGGCGGCCGTGCCCTTCAACGCGCTGGCCGTGTGCGAGGCGGATGGCCGCTCGTTCGTCGGGCCCTGGCTCGAACGGTACGGCCGCGACGCTTGGCTCGACCGTCTGGTCGCAGTCGCGGTGCTGCCGGTCTGGCACCTGCTCGCCGCCCACGGCGTCGCCCTGGAAGCGCACGGCCAGAACATGATCCTGGTCCACCGCGACGGCTGGCCGGAACGGGTGATCCTACGCGACTTTCACGAGAGCGCGGAATACACCCCCGACTTCGTGACTGACCCGGCAGGCGTGCCGGATTTCGGGGCGATCGACCCCGCCCATGCCGGCCCGGCCGACGACCGCTTCCACGCCATGCGCTCAGCCGCGACGCTGGCCGAACTCGTCACCGACAGCCTGTTCGTCTTCAACCTCAGCGAGATCACTAGCCTTCTGACGCGCCGGCACGGCCTCGACGAGGCGGGCTTCTGGCGCCAGCTCGGCCGGCGGTTGCGGCGCCACGCTGCGGAGCACGGGCTGGAGGCGCGCTTCGCCCGCCTCGCCGTCGAGGCGCCGCGGCTGCGGGTTGAGGCGCTGCTGTCGCGCAAGCTCGGGCTCGGCGAGGCGCGGAGCAGCCTCCACGCACCCAACACCCTGTTTCCTTGCCCCGACGCCCCTTCCGGAGCCTGCATGATCGAGATCGACGGCCGCACCATCCCAGCAGACGAGATGGAGGCCGCCCTCCGGCGCGTCGCGGACGCGGCGGCCCTGCGCGGCGGCAGCGGCGAGCGCATCGCCGCGCGCTTCCGCGACACCGCCCAGAGCCTCGCCTTCATCCTCGCCGCCCGCCGGCATGGCGCGAGCCTGCTGCCGATCCATCCGGCGCTCCCGGATGAGGGCGCACGCCGGCTCGCCGAACGGGCCGGCTGCCATCGCCTGTTCCTCGACAGCCTGGAAGGCGAGGCCCTCACCGCCGCCCCCCCGCCGGCACCGGGGGAGGGCGAGCTGCTCCAGATGAGTTCCGGCACCACCGGCGCGCCCAAATGCATTGCCCGCCCCTGGAGCGCGGTCGAGCGGGAGGTCGAGAGCTACGTCTCGTCATTCACCGAACCGGACGGGATGACTCCCGTGATCGCCTGCCCGATCACCCATTCCTACGGGCTGATCTGCGGCCTGTTCGTGGGCTTACGCCGCGGTCGCGTGCCGGTGATCGTGGACACCACGAATCCAAAGTATCTCCTGCGCCGCCTGCGCGAGATCGAGCGCCCGGTGCTCTACACGGCGCCGGCCATGCTGCACACGCTGGCCCGGCTGATGCCCGAGGGCGAGACGATCCACGCGGCGATGGTCTCGGGCACGCTCCTGCCCGCGCCTTGGTTTGCCGCCATCCGGGAGCGCGTCACCCACCTGTTCCAGCAATACGGCTGCTCGGAAGCCGGCTGCATCGCGATCAATCCGTATCTGCGCCGCGCCGACGCCATCGGCCGCCCGCTGCCGCATCACCGCGTCCGCGCGGGAACGGGTCCCGAGGCCCCGGCGGAGATCGTGGTCGAGGGGGAGGGCGGCACGATTCGCACCGCCGATCTCGGCTATCTCCAACCCGACGGCATGCTGGTCTTCGTCGCGCGCCGGGACGACATGATCAACGTCTCGGGCCTCAACGTCTATCCCGGCGAGGTCGAGGACGTGGTGATGGCGCTGCCCAGCGTCACCGACGCCGTCGCCTTCGCCCGGCCCGATCCGTTCGCGGGCGAGCGGGTGACGCTGCTGTTCAGCGCCGACACCCCCGTGCCGCCCCGCACCCTTCAGGACTGGTGCCGCCGCTGGCTCGCCGGCCATCAGGTGCCGGTGGAGGCGGTGCAGGTCGGCGCGATCCCGCGGGAGGCCAACGGCAAGATTTCGCGACGCGCGGTCGCCGCGCAGTACCGGGACGGCGGCCTGGAGGCGGTGGCGTGA
- a CDS encoding DUF6005 family protein — protein MSNETLIAAIGTVLREEMRHPHLDGFGPDARLNEDLYLDSVQLLQLILALEMTHGVAVPEEAINRQDVSTVADLARLLAPGAEAVAPVAAEPEAPSEGVHGAMPYDLKIHCFVSCVCDGLKRRGIDHRPFYALIWDAEFAITDGSKLAYHSDAMDHESFRYWFERLYGVPLVPWYDHSRSKDENVATLLDLMERREPNECIMVMLDMFHLPERENKFNQNPFPHYLLVSLSGDPDLWQVRDPDFRWEGMIERERMLNAIRQPSVAGGYRFDPSRAHPPRDTDLAAFFDACFRLDANPLIDAARAIVLAHAEGRGGLKLTDLGEALRELPVITIRKWAYEHGFAFFWRALRWPDPEFQRICDEIEALVNGLTALHYAVLKLARTGDAAELAPVLARLDALDAQEFAIKRQLAAAYAAWRQRSPDLGNAAPPSRERLPA, from the coding sequence GTGAGCAACGAGACGTTGATCGCCGCGATCGGCACGGTCCTGCGCGAGGAGATGCGCCATCCCCATCTCGATGGGTTCGGGCCCGACGCACGGCTGAACGAGGATCTCTACCTCGATTCCGTGCAGTTGCTTCAGCTCATCCTGGCACTGGAGATGACGCACGGCGTGGCGGTGCCGGAAGAGGCGATCAACCGGCAGGACGTCTCGACCGTGGCCGACCTCGCCCGCCTCCTGGCACCGGGCGCGGAAGCGGTCGCACCGGTCGCCGCCGAACCGGAGGCCCCCTCCGAGGGCGTCCACGGGGCGATGCCCTACGATCTGAAGATCCACTGCTTCGTCAGTTGCGTCTGCGACGGGCTGAAACGCCGCGGCATCGATCACCGTCCGTTCTACGCCCTGATCTGGGATGCCGAGTTCGCGATCACCGACGGGTCGAAGCTCGCCTACCACTCGGACGCGATGGATCACGAGTCGTTCCGCTACTGGTTCGAGCGGCTCTACGGCGTGCCGCTCGTGCCCTGGTACGACCATTCCCGCTCGAAGGACGAGAACGTCGCCACTCTGCTCGACCTGATGGAGCGGCGGGAACCGAACGAGTGCATCATGGTGATGCTCGACATGTTTCACCTCCCGGAGCGGGAGAACAAGTTCAACCAGAACCCCTTCCCGCACTACCTGCTGGTGTCGCTCTCCGGCGATCCCGACCTCTGGCAGGTGCGCGACCCCGACTTCCGCTGGGAGGGCATGATCGAGCGCGAGCGGATGCTCAACGCCATCCGCCAGCCGAGCGTGGCCGGCGGCTACCGCTTCGATCCCTCGCGCGCCCATCCGCCGAGGGACACGGATCTGGCGGCCTTCTTCGATGCCTGCTTCCGGCTCGACGCCAACCCGCTGATCGATGCGGCGCGGGCCATCGTGCTCGCCCATGCCGAGGGGCGCGGCGGCCTGAAGCTGACCGATCTCGGCGAGGCGTTGCGCGAACTGCCGGTCATCACCATCCGCAAATGGGCCTACGAGCACGGCTTCGCCTTCTTCTGGCGCGCCTTGCGCTGGCCGGACCCGGAATTCCAGCGGATCTGCGACGAGATCGAGGCCCTGGTGAACGGCCTCACCGCCCTGCACTACGCCGTGCTGAAGCTCGCCCGGACAGGGGACGCGGCCGAACTCGCCCCCGTCCTCGCGCGGCTCGATGCCCTCGATGCGCAGGAATTCGCGATCAAGCGGCAGCTCGCCGCGGCCTACGCCGCGTGGCGGCAGAGAAGCCCTGACCTCGGAAACGCCGCGCCGCCCTCCCGCGAAAGGCTCCCCGCATGA
- a CDS encoding sugar phosphate isomerase/epimerase, translating to MRVALCTISFRHHLVSIGELARFARGHGFDGIELWGVHARNLGPGDHAEWLAAYGLRVPMLSDYLPLDAPPKTLTERTAELARLAGSWGAPRLRTFAGTKSSADASAEERAQVAARLRMAATQLADHGLRLVVETHPGTLADTTTSLLDLLASVDHPNLRVNFDTLHVWEGGDDPLAAHARLSPYIDYYHLKNVRSRADLPVFEPANVYAAAGRREGMTALFEGALDYGALLKTLPPQAEASLEWFGDASFAVLPTDLFRVRSATAGRRAAGPRHAAR from the coding sequence ATGAGAGTTGCCCTCTGCACCATCAGCTTTCGCCATCATCTCGTGTCGATCGGCGAACTCGCCCGCTTCGCCCGCGGCCACGGCTTCGACGGGATCGAGTTGTGGGGGGTTCACGCCCGCAATCTCGGCCCCGGCGACCACGCCGAATGGCTCGCCGCCTACGGCCTGCGCGTGCCGATGCTGAGCGACTACCTGCCCCTCGACGCACCGCCAAAGACCCTGACCGAGCGGACGGCCGAACTCGCCCGGCTCGCGGGAAGCTGGGGCGCGCCGCGCCTGCGCACCTTCGCCGGCACCAAGAGCAGCGCGGACGCCTCGGCGGAGGAGCGGGCGCAGGTCGCGGCACGCCTGCGGATGGCGGCGACCCAGCTCGCCGATCACGGCCTGCGGCTGGTGGTCGAGACCCATCCCGGCACGCTCGCCGACACCACCACCTCACTCCTCGACCTGCTGGCTTCGGTCGATCACCCGAACCTCCGGGTGAATTTCGACACGCTCCACGTCTGGGAGGGCGGCGACGATCCGCTCGCGGCTCATGCCCGGCTGAGCCCCTATATCGACTATTACCACCTCAAGAACGTGCGCAGCCGGGCCGACCTGCCGGTGTTCGAGCCGGCCAACGTCTACGCCGCGGCCGGACGGCGCGAGGGCATGACCGCTCTGTTCGAGGGCGCGCTGGATTACGGCGCCTTGCTGAAGACGCTGCCGCCACAGGCGGAAGCCTCGCTCGAATGGTTCGGCGACGCCTCGTTCGCGGTCCTGCCGACCGACCTTTTCCGCGTGCGCAGTGCCACCGCCGGCCGTCGCGCCGCCGGCCCCCGCCACGCCGCGCGCTGA